From Oryza brachyantha chromosome 9, ObraRS2, whole genome shotgun sequence, a single genomic window includes:
- the LOC102716999 gene encoding beta-1,3-galactosyltransferase 6-like codes for MMKTASSSSSSHAFPTTALLCTPYLLLVPLGLLAMVLVIPSLGSSHFRSDDALGVLCRGGGGYLVTPGGAAAETKKVVSRPELRLLVGVLTTPKRYERRNIVRLAYALQPAVPAGVAQVDVRFVFCAVADPVDAQLVALEAMRHGDILVLNCTENMNDGKTHEYLSSVPRLFAANPYDYVMKTDDDTYLRVAALVGELRSKPRDDVYLGYGFAVGDDPMQFMHGMGYVVSWDVAAWVSTNEDILRHNDTHGPEDLLVGKWLNIGRRGTNRYSLRPRMYDLNWDMDNFRPDTVLVHMLKDNRRWAAAFRYFNVTAGLQPSVLYHLP; via the coding sequence ATGATGAAGACcgcttcgtcgtcgtcgtcgtcgcatgCGTTCCCGACCACCGCCTTGCTCTGCACCCCGTATCTCCTGCTGGTGCCGCTCGGCCTCCTCGCCATGGTGCTCGTCATTCCGAGCCTCGGTTCCTCCCACTTCCGCTCCGACGACGCCCTCGGCGTGctctgccgcggcggcggcggctacctTGTCACGCCGGGAGGGGCTGCTGCTGAGACGAAGAAGGTAGTCTCGCGGCCGGAGCTCCGGCTGCTGGTGGGGGTGCTGACGACGCCGAAGCGGTACGAGCGGCGGAACATCGTGCGGCTGGCGTACGCGCTGCAGCCGGCGGTGCCCGCGGGCGTCGCGCAGGTGGACGTCCGCTTCGTGTTCTGCGCGGTGGCCGACCCGGTGGACGCGCAGCTGGTGGCGCTGGAGGCGATGCGCCACGGCGACATCCTCGTGCTCAACTGCACCGAGAACATGAACGACGGCAAGACGCACGAGTACCTCTCCTCCGTGCCGCGCCTCTTCGCGGCCAACCCCTACGACTACGTCATGAAGACCGACGACGACACGTACCTCCGCGTGGCGGCGCTCGTCGGCGAGCTCCGCTCCAAGCCCCGCGACGACGTCTACCTCGGCTACGGCTtcgccgtcggcgacgaccCGATGCAGTTCATGCACGGCATGGGCTACGTCGTCTCTTGGGACGTCGCCGCCTGGGTGTCCACTAACGAGGACATCCTCCGCCACAACGACACGCACGGCCCCGAGGACCTCCTCGTCGGAAAGTGGCTCAACATCGGCCGCCGGGGCACCAACCGCTACAGCCTCCGGCCGCGGATGTACGACCTCAACTGGGACATGGACAACTTCCGCCCGGACACCGTGCTGGTGCACATGCTCAAGGACAACCGCCGGtgggccgccgccttccgCTACTTCAACGTCACCGCCGGCCTCCAGCCATCCGTCCTCTACCACTTGCCATGA
- the LOC102721578 gene encoding beta-1,3-galactosyltransferase 6-like: MAMKAPASSSYVLLAPLALLLVAAVVFLLPSLNGAHVGSDGLGVDLCARRSAGAGAEGYTVLAKEEEEEKEKPELSLLVGVLTTPKRYERRDIVRLAYTLQPAAARARVDVRFVFCRVEDPVDRQLVALEAMRHGDVVELACEENMNHGKTHAYLSSVPRLFAADPYDYVMKTDDDTYLRVAALVDELRRKPRDDVYLGYGYAMGGQPMPFMHGMGYVVSWDVASWVSTAEEILARNDTEGPEDLMVGKWLNLAGRGRNRYDLKPRMYDLSWDMDNFRPDTIAVHTLKDNRRWAAAFSYFNVTAGIKPHHLP; this comes from the coding sequence ATGGCGATGAAGGCGCCGGCGTCCAGCTCGTACGTCCTCCTCGCCCCGCTCGCgctgctcctcgtcgccgccgtcgtgttcCTGCTCCCGTCCCTCAACGGCGCGCACGTCGGCTCCGACGGACTCGGCGTCGACCTCTgcgcccgccgcagcgccggcgccggcgccgagggcTACACCGTCTtggcgaaggaggaggaggaggagaaggagaagcctGAGCTGAGCCTGCTCGTCGGCGTCCTGACGACGCCGAAGCGGTACGAGCGGCGGGACATCGTGCGGCTGGCGTACACgctgcagccggcggcggcgcgggcgcgggtggACGTCCGGTTCGTGTTCTGCCGGGTGGAGGACCCGGTGGACAGGCAGCTGGTGGCGCTTGAGGCCATGCGCCACGGCGACGTGGTGGAGCTCGCCTGCGAGGAGAACATGAACCACGGCAAGACGCACGCGTACCTCTCCTCCGTGCCGCGCCTCTTCGCGGCCGACCCCTACGACTACGTCATGAAGACCGACGACGACACGTACCTCCGCGTGGCGGCGCTCGTCGACGAGCTCCGCCGCAAGCCCCGCGACGACGTCTACCTCGGCTACGGCTACGCCATGGGCGGGCAGCCGATGCCGTTCATGCACGGCATGGGCTACGTCGTCTCCTGGGACGTCGCGAGCTGGGTGTCGACGGCGGAGGAGATCCTCGCGCGCAACGATACGGAGGGGCCCGAGGACCTCATGGTCGGCAAGTGGCTCAACCTCGCCGGACGCGGCCGGAACCGCTACGACCTCAAGCCGCGGATGTACGACCTCAGCTGGGACATGGACAACTTCCGGCCGGACACCATCGCCGTCCACACGCTCAAGGACAACcgccggtgggcggcggcgttcaGCTACTTCAACGTCACGGCCGGGATCAAGCCGCACCACTTACCATGA
- the LOC102717277 gene encoding beta-1,3-galactosyltransferase pvg3-like produces the protein MKQPTPPRFPVTSLRLLCLLLVPLGFVAMALSLSRSFFVPSYVLSGCLHGVPRCRSVDTDDGGVRRGAESTREPEFRLLVGVMTTPRRYERRAILRLAYALQPPAEAARVDVRFVLCDVTDAADAVLVAMEAARHGDIVVLDCAENMNDGKTHAYLAAVSRLFAPAPYDYVMKADDDTYLRVAALADELRSQPRSDLYLGRGYAVGDDDPAPFMHGMGYVVSWDVAAWLSANDEILRRNDTHGHEDRLVGKWLNAGGRGKNRYNLKPRMYDINWDMDEFRHNTIAVHRLKDNHRWAAVLRHFNATAGIIKPSILQDHS, from the coding sequence ATGAAGcagcccacgccgccgcgcttTCCGGTCACCTCACTTCGCTTGCTGTGCCTCCTCCTTGTGCCCCTCGGATTCGTCGCCATGGCGTTGTCGTTGAGCCGGAGCTTTTTCGTCCCGTCCTACGTCCTCTCCGGCTGCCTCCAtggcgtgccgcgctgccgttCCGTTGAcaccgacgacggcggtgtaAGGCGAGGTGCTGAGTCAACGAGGGAGCCGGAGTTCCGCCTCCTCGTGGGAGTGATGACCACGCCGAGGCGGTACGAGCGGCGCGCCATCCTGCGCCTGGCGTACGCTCTgcagccgccggcggaggccgCGCGGGTGGACGTGCGGTTCGTGCTGTGCGACGTGACGGACGCCGCGGACGCGGTGCTGGTGGCGATGGAGGccgcgcggcacggcgacaTCGTCGTGCTGGACTGCGCGGAGAACATGAACGACGGCAAGACGCACGCGtacctcgccgccgtgtcgcGGCTGTTCGCGCCGGCCCCCTACGACTACGTGATGAaggccgacgacgacacgTACCTCCGCGTggccgcgctcgccgacgagctccgcTCCCAGCCCCGGAGCGACCTCTACCTCGGCCGCGGCTacgccgtcggcgacgacgacccggCGCCGTTCATGCACGGCATGGGCTACGTCGTCTCCTGGGACGTCGCCGCCTGGTTGTCCGCCAACGACGAGATCCTGCGGCGCAACGACACGCACGGCCACGAGGACCGCCTCGTCGGCAAGTGGCTCAACGCCGGCGGCAGGGGCAAGAACCGGTACAACCTCAAGCCCCGGATGTACGACATCAACTGGGACATGGACGAGTTCCGCCACAACACCATCGCCGTGCACAGGCTCAAGGACAACCACCGGTGGGCCGCCGTGCTCAGGCACTTCAACGCCACCGCCGGTATAATAAAGCCATCCATTCTGCAAGACCACAGCTAG
- the LOC102717550 gene encoding beta-1,3-galactosyltransferase pvg3-like, whose protein sequence is MKPHGLPPAPNQRWPALPAAALLLLPVALLAFVLLVVYPNEFALQASLAAGAAACGDQGGGGVAGSGTVRDGAVVVVGGEVRAAPDFRLLIGVLTLPGRYERRHLLRTVYALQQPAVAPRARVDVRFVFCRLGSPEDRVLVALEAMRYGDVVELDCPENMDNGKTHAYFSSVPPLFGDRAYDFVMKADDDTFFRLPELAESLGRAPRQDLYYGCMVPCDYVRGSNEYMSGMGYVLSWDLVEWIVAAAPEIEGKTDGPEDRTLYSWLRRGGRGKNRVDVKPAMYNFPGWHPCSHEFIPDTIAVHQLKDNGRWARTLRYFNFTAGLKPSGSGQLLPGDDKLISS, encoded by the coding sequence ATGAAGCCGCAcgggctgccgccggcgcccaaCCAGCGGTGGCCGGCCCTCCCGGCCGCGGCGCTCCTCCTGCTCCCCGTCGCTCTCCTCGCCTTCGTTCTCCTGGTCGTCTACCCCAACGAGTTCGCCCTGCAGGCGTCGCTGGccgctggcgccgccgcgtgTGGTGAccagggtggcggcggcgtcgcaggATCAGGCACGGTGCGCGACGGCGCAGTCGTCGTCGTTGGCGGCGAGGTGCGGGCGGCGCCGGACTTCCGGCTGCTGATCGGCGTGCTGACACTCCCCGGCCGGTACGAGCGGCGGCACCTGCTGCGGACGGTGTACGCCCTCCAgcagccggcggtggcgccgagGGCGCGGGTCGACGTCCGGTTCGTCTTCTGCCGGCTGGGCTCGCCGGAGGACCGCGTCCTGGTGGCGCTGGAGGCGATGCGCTACGGCGACGTGGTGGAGCTGGACTGCCCCGAGAACATGGACAACGGCAAGACCCACGCCTACTTCTCCAGTGTGCCGCCCCTGTTCGGCGACCGCGCCTACGACTTCGTCATGAAGGCCGACGACGACACCTTCTTCCGGCTGCCGGAGCTCGCCGAGTCGCTcggccgcgcgccgcggcaGGACCTCTACTACGGCTGCATGGTGCCGTGCGACTACGTCCGCGGGTCGAACGAGTACATGTCCGGCATGGGGTACGTGCTGTCGTGGGACCTCGTGGAGTGGAtcgtcgcggcggcgccggagatcGAGGGGAAGACCGACGGGCCGGAGGACCGGACGCTCTACTCGTggctccgccgcggcggcaggggCAAGAACCGGGTGGACGTGAAGCCGGCCATGTACAACTTCCCCGGGTGGCACCCGTGCTCGCACGAGTTCATACCGGACACCATCGCCGTGCACCAGCTCAAGGACAACGGCCGCTGGGCGAGGACGCTCCGCTACTTCAACTTCACCGCCGGCCTCAAGCCGTCCGGCTCCGGCCAACTTCTCCCCGGCGATGATAAGTTGATCTCGTCATGA